In a single window of the Cryptococcus neoformans var. neoformans JEC21 chromosome 11 sequence genome:
- a CDS encoding regulation of meiosis-related protein, putative, translated as MSNIIEVGAPPPRSSSSKARNFVSPSTGLSKTLSSEKTFEKVNGNHEAESHIYRDEDSMEEDIMGEESMLVDTDQEEDSDEDEEKEVIHVEVRQKPFSHLREQPIMQIVTQFIQEDLARIELGCELSGWNEIKILRDHVERIWVEEGVAGVASVQVSEVDIQVHVYKTSLNNEVEDFSADLDDDDSEEKVSAASVRSLPSAELDGIWDTLVYSDDIKARLLNYIYSTILFSESDIDFNVIAWNRVILLHGPPGTGKTSLCRALAQKMSIRLSQKYRHGKIIEINSHSLFSKWFSESGKLVQKLFQTVTEMVEDESGFVVVMIDEVESLTAARAGAMKGNEPSDSLRVVNALLTQLDKLRTRKNVLVMTTSNLVDAIDEAFISRVDLLESVPLPPPRAIYSILSGCLKECITRKLIKRCRILDWKAAEEALRERKFAGEVSVAEKEKEAREVRERGVAASLADLAVKCHALELSGRTLRKLPVIAHARYLSSSSSSTSSMGEYRSLKVERWIEAMGKVVYIEQEKKHDLTRGGSTLDAVRGETDARRDGMNGHAEAHGHGHSHMEKNEVGMMVGTKVKH; from the exons ATGTCTAATATCATCGAAGTCGGTGCTCCACCTCCGcgttcatcatcctctaAAGCTCGCAATTTCGTTTCCCCCTCTACCGGGCTTTCAAAAACGCTTTCCTCAGAAAAAACATTCGAAAAGGTCAACGGCAACCATGAGGCTGAGTCTCACATATACAGGGATGAAGATtcaatggaagaagacatcatgggagaagagagtaTGCTCGTGGATACCGATCAAGAGGAGGAcagtgatgaagatgaggaaaaggaagtcATTCATG TTGAAGTTCGACAGAAACCCTTTTCTCATTTGCGAGAGCAGCCAATCATGCAAATCGTCACCCAATTTATTCAAGAAGACCTGGCAAGGATAGAATTGGGATGTGAGTTGTCCGGATGGAATGAGATTAAGATCCTGAGGGACCATGTCGAGCGTATATGGgtagaagaaggag TCGCAGGGGTTGCATCGGTGCAAGTTTCAGAAGTAGACATTCAAGTGCATGTTTACAAGACTTCTTTGAATAATGAAGTTGAAGATTTCTCAGCAGATTTGGATG ACGATGATAGCGAAGAGAAGGTCTCTGCGGCCTCTGTTCGTTCATTACCTTCTGCTGAGCTCGACGGCATTTGGGACAC GCTGGTCTACTCTGATGACATCAAAGCTCGTCTTCTCAACTACATTTACTCTACTATTCTGTTCTCTGAGAGCGATATCGACTTTAACGTCATAGCGTGGAACAGGGTCATTTTGTTGCATGGTCCTCCTGGAACGGGGAAGACCAGTTTGTGTAGAGCGTTGGCTCAGAAAATGTCCATACGGCTGTCTCAAAA GTATCGACATGGCAAAATCATCGAAATCAATTCACATTCCCTATTCTCCAAGTGGTTTTCTGAGTCAGGCAAGTTGGTGCAAAAGTTATTCCAGACTGTTACAGAAatggtggaggatgaatcTGGTTTTGTAGTGGTCATGATTG ATGAGGTGGAGTCTTTAACAGCGGCAAGAGCAGGCGCCATGAAGGGCAACGAACCATCTGATTCTCTGAGA GTCGTGAATGCTCTTTTGACTCAACTGGATAAGCTGAGGACTCGCAAGAATGTGCTGGTGATGACCACGTCCAACCTCGTCGATGCTATCG ACGAAGCATTCATATCCCGAGTCGATCTCCTCGAATCAGTTCCTCTCCCACCCCCACGAGCCATCTATTCTATCCTGTCTGGATGTTTAAAAGAATGTATCACCAGAAAACTCATCAAGCGATGTCGGATATTGGATTGGAAAGCGGCTGAAGAGGCGCTCCGAGAGCGAAAGTTTGCCGGTGAAGTGTCGGTAgcagaaaaagagaaggaggcaaGAGAAGTaagggagagaggggtGGCGGCTTCACTAGCCGATCTAGCTGTCAAATGTCAC GCGCTCGAGCTTTCCGGCCGAACACTGCGCAAACTTCCAGTCATCGCCCATGCTCGATATctatcttcctcatcttcctctacATCATCTATGGGAGAGTATAGATCActgaaggtggagagatggatagAGGCGATGGGTAAGGTAGTGTATATtgagcaagagaagaaacaCGACTTGACACGTGGAGGGAGTACGCTTGATGCCGTTCGTGGTGAGACGGATGCCAGGCGGGACGGGATGAATGGTCATGCCGAAGCACATGGACATGGACATTCCCAtatggagaagaatgaggtggggatgatggtgggTACAAAGGTGAAGCATTAA
- a CDS encoding RAB small monomeric GTPase, putative, translating to MATRKKHLLKVIILGDSGVGKTSLMNQYVNKRFSTQYKATIGADFLTRELVVDDRVVTMQLWDTAGQERFQSLGVAFYRGADCCVLVYDVNSNKSFEALDGWRDEFLVQASPHDPENFPFVVLGNKIDMEESKRMVSQKRAMTWCQAKGNIPYFETSAKEAINVEQAFQTIAKNALAQEAETELYADYPDPIRIDSESTQNYGCNC from the exons ATGGCTACCAGAAAGAAGCATCTTCTCAAG GTTATCATCCTTGGTGACTCCGG GGTCGGTAAGACTTCGCTCATGAACCAATACGTCAACAAGCGATTTTCTACACAGTACAAGGCTACCATTGGCGCAGACTTTTTGACTAGGGAGTTGGTGGTTGATGATAGGGTCGTCACTATGCAG CTCTGGGACACTGCCGGCCAAGAACGTTTCCAATCCCTAGGTGTCGCTTTCTACCGTGGAGCCGACTGCTGTGTCCTCGTATACGATGTCAACTCCAACAAGTCTTTCGAAGCGCTTGATGGCTGGAGAGATGAGTTTTTGGTGCAGGCCTCGCCCCATGACCCCGAGAACTTCCCTTTTGTGGTATTGGGCAACAAGATTGATATGGAGGAGTCTAAGAGGATG GTGTCCCAAAAACGAGCAATGACATGGTGTCAGGCCAAGGGCAACATTCCTTACTTTGAAACTTCTGCCAAGGAGGCTATCAACGTCGAGCAGGCTTTCCAGACTATTGCGAAGAATGCTTTGGCGCAAGAAGCTGAGACTGAATT GTATGCCGACTACCCTGACCCAATCAGGATTGACTCCGAGAGCACACAGAACTACGGGTGTAACTGCTAa
- a CDS encoding oxidoreductase, putative → MAKPTHARGHIYSLAEVAKHNTRVSTLCTYNGKVYDLTSFLDDHPGGDDIILSYAGQDIGKVMSDEDIHQHSRAAYEMLEEFEVGELGGGEKIVSEDWVCDENFQPSDTDLLSDYNLNKFIDLTKPLLIQVWHAPWTKEYYLSQVHEPRHLKESARLFGSDLLEPFTRTQWWVVPMIWWPIAGLIGWLSMLQFTDSSITAKSILTYPLPSSIPVPSFAALGYFSLCFAFGVFIWTILEYSMHRFLFHLDYYLPDTRWAITLHFMLHGVHHYLPMDKLRLVMPPLLFFVLQTPFTKLAHIVFPKAIANGIISGAFAMYVVYDLGHYALHHTRLPAYLREMKRYHLAHHYKNFELGFGVTSKMWDYVFGTVLPTTTK, encoded by the exons ATGGCCAAACCTACCCATGCCAGAGGGCACATTTACTCTCTCGCCGAGGTCGCGAAGC ACAACACTCGCGTCTCAAcgctctgcacttacaacGGCAAAGTCTACGACcttacctctttcctcgaTGACCACCCCGGAGGAGAcgacatcatcctctcctaTGCCGGCCAAGATATAGGTAAGGTTATGAGCGACGAGGATATTCACCAGCACTCTAGGGCGGCTTATGAGATGCTCGAAGAATTTGAGGTGGGAGAGTTGGGTGGCGGAGAAAAGATTGTTTCGGAGG ACTGGGTTTGCGATGAAAACTTTCAACCCTCTGACACGGATCTTCTTTCCGACTACAACCTTAACAAATTCATTGACTTGACAAaacctcttctcatccaaGTTTGGCACGCCCCTTGGACCAAAGAGTACTACCTCTCCCAAGTCCACGAGCCGAGACATCTCAAAGAGAGCGCCAGGTTGTTTGGAAGTGATCTGCTGGAGCCGTTCACCAGAACACAATGGTGGGTCGTGCCGATGATTTGGTGGCCTATCGCTGGTCTTATCGGATGGTTGTCTATGTTGCAATTCACCGACTC ATCGATCACCGCCAAGTCCATCCTCACCTATCCTCTCCCCTCATCCATCCCCGTCCCTTCCTTCGCCGCTCTCGGCTATTTCTCCCTCTGCTTCGCATTCGGCGTCTTCATCTGGACCATTCTCGAATACAGCATGCACcgattcctcttccaccttgaCTACTACCTCCCCGACACAAGATGGGCTATCACCCTTCATTTCATGCTCCATGGTGTTCACCATTACCTTCCGATGGACAAACTGCGGCTCGTCATGCCCCCCTTGCTGTTCTTTGTCCTTCAAACGCCTTTTACAAAGCTTGCGCACATTGTCTTCCCCAAGGCCATTGCCAATGGTATCATCTCGGGCGCGTTTGCCATGTATGTCGTTTACGACTTGG GCCATTATGCGCTACATCACACCCGTCTCCCAGCTTACCTTCGTGAAATGAAGCGATATCATCTCGCTCATCATTACAAGAACTTTGAGCTCGGTTTTGGCGTTACCAGCAAGATGTGGGACTATGTCTTTGGGACCGTTTTGCCTACCACGACCAAGTGA